One Azospirillum lipoferum 4B DNA segment encodes these proteins:
- the hmpA gene encoding NO-inducible flavohemoprotein translates to MLTPAQIAVIKATAPVVATNANRITGTFYPLMFERFPEVRAVFNQSHQRSSAQPEALANAIIAYASNIDRLEVLGPAVEGIVQKHVSLNITPDQYKIVGTCLMEAIGKVLGDAVTAEVADAWGAAYWQLADLLIAAEEKEYARKAALTGGWRGARRFRIAEKTPESAVITSFRLAPVDGGRVMDFQPGQYLGLRLTVDGETVHRNYSLSASPNGRDYRISVKREPQGVVSGFLHDRAQLGDEIDVYPPAGEFVLREGTGPLLLITGGVGQTPALPLAEQALAAGRKVIYVHAALNGSVHAFREQIDRLAELHETLKPVYCYADPQPGDRPHMVGLLDQDRLGDLLPKEAGVAAYVVGPKPFMAAVVKALTALGLPESAIVHEFFGPREALA, encoded by the coding sequence ATGCTGACCCCCGCCCAGATCGCCGTCATCAAGGCCACCGCCCCCGTCGTCGCCACCAATGCCAACCGGATCACCGGCACCTTCTATCCCCTGATGTTCGAACGCTTCCCCGAGGTGCGCGCCGTCTTCAACCAAAGCCACCAGCGCAGCAGCGCCCAGCCGGAAGCGCTGGCCAACGCCATCATCGCCTATGCCTCCAACATCGACCGGCTGGAGGTTCTGGGGCCGGCGGTCGAAGGCATCGTGCAGAAGCATGTCTCGCTGAACATCACCCCCGACCAGTACAAGATCGTCGGCACCTGCCTGATGGAGGCCATCGGCAAGGTCCTGGGCGATGCGGTGACGGCGGAGGTCGCCGATGCCTGGGGCGCGGCCTATTGGCAGCTCGCAGATCTGCTGATCGCAGCGGAGGAGAAGGAATATGCCCGCAAGGCGGCGCTGACCGGCGGCTGGCGCGGGGCGCGGCGGTTCCGGATCGCGGAGAAGACGCCGGAAAGCGCCGTCATCACTTCCTTCCGGCTGGCGCCGGTCGATGGCGGGCGGGTGATGGATTTCCAGCCCGGCCAGTATCTCGGCCTGCGGCTGACCGTCGACGGCGAGACGGTCCACCGCAACTACAGCCTGTCGGCCTCGCCCAACGGCCGCGATTACCGCATTTCGGTGAAGCGGGAGCCGCAGGGGGTGGTCTCCGGCTTCCTGCATGACCGCGCGCAGCTCGGCGACGAGATCGACGTCTACCCGCCGGCCGGCGAGTTCGTGCTGCGCGAGGGGACGGGTCCGCTGCTGCTGATCACCGGCGGCGTCGGCCAGACACCCGCCTTGCCGCTGGCCGAGCAGGCGCTGGCGGCAGGCCGCAAGGTGATCTACGTGCATGCGGCGCTCAACGGCTCGGTCCATGCCTTCCGCGAGCAGATCGACCGTCTGGCCGAGCTGCACGAGACCCTCAAGCCGGTTTATTGCTATGCCGATCCGCAGCCGGGCGACCGGCCGCACATGGTGGGCCTGCTCGACCAGGACCGACTGGGCGATCTGCTGCCGAAGGAGGCGGGCGTTGCCGCCTATGTCGTCGGCCCGAAACCCTTTATGGCGGCGGTGGTGAAGGCACTGACTGCGCTTGGCCTTCCGGAGTCGGCCATCGTTCACGAGTTCTTCGGTCCACGGGAGGCGCTTGCCTGA
- a CDS encoding methyl-accepting chemotaxis protein, which yields MSNDSHRKPTATGTAWYSGLRAKLMIAIGVVLSGTMVAAAVALIGYANVRTTIDAIVGQAVPAMTEGMGVAQQAERLVALAPELTSADKAAAREAVSARIAAAKQEFNARLDRLRATGFAGAELTAIEDTSKGLLGNLVQLDQAAAERVALATARDAMLPKVMAAEAEIQKFAAPWTSVLNNDEQQARSALADPDAELAVLREAAATLNRVMTQKKPLATVTAEAANVRNMLMEAATTRDDQRLAIIETRVGVSLAGLSSAAQALPDRLAAVASKQAELLTGYSVGEQSMVTLRQKELAIEGYFAQLLESNHALAGTLSKGIATLVDAQKQGIAEANAATSRMLDNSRLTQIAVAGASILVSILVVWLFIGRVIIRRMLALKAGMGRIAAGDLDAEIALDGHDEIAEMGAALLVFRDTAREVETTRAAAEAERQRAAGERRDAMLSLADQFENGVKVVVETVSAAATQMHQTAAGMVATADDASRQAGNAALAAETASVNVDGAASAAHELSQSISEIARQVTESASIAAKAANEAERTDGTMRELNDAASRIGAVLDLISDIAGQTNLLALNATIEAARAGEAGKGFAVVAQEVKQLASQTAKATDQIAGQIGAMQQATGEAVNAIRSIGMTIGRLNDIAASIAAAVEQQGAATSEIARNVQQAAGGTAQASQNIGEVRTAAGQTGQSAQEVLSVAQEVSTQTSHLQQQIDRFLRQVRSA from the coding sequence ATGTCGAACGATAGCCATCGGAAACCGACCGCGACGGGCACCGCCTGGTATTCCGGTCTGCGCGCGAAGCTGATGATCGCCATCGGCGTCGTGCTGTCCGGCACCATGGTGGCCGCCGCCGTGGCGCTGATCGGTTATGCCAACGTGCGCACCACCATCGACGCCATCGTGGGCCAGGCGGTGCCGGCGATGACCGAAGGCATGGGCGTGGCGCAACAGGCCGAGCGGCTGGTCGCTCTGGCTCCGGAACTGACGTCCGCCGACAAGGCCGCCGCGCGCGAGGCGGTGTCCGCCCGCATCGCCGCGGCGAAGCAGGAGTTCAACGCGCGCCTCGACCGCTTGCGGGCGACCGGTTTCGCCGGTGCCGAGCTGACCGCCATCGAAGACACCTCGAAGGGGCTGCTCGGCAACCTCGTACAGCTCGATCAGGCGGCGGCGGAGCGGGTTGCTCTTGCTACGGCACGGGACGCCATGCTGCCCAAGGTGATGGCCGCGGAGGCCGAGATCCAGAAATTCGCTGCCCCCTGGACTTCCGTCCTCAACAACGACGAGCAGCAGGCGCGCTCGGCCCTTGCCGACCCTGACGCCGAGCTCGCCGTCCTGCGTGAGGCCGCAGCCACCCTGAACCGGGTCATGACGCAGAAGAAGCCGTTGGCCACTGTCACCGCCGAAGCGGCCAATGTCCGCAACATGCTGATGGAAGCGGCGACCACCCGTGACGACCAGCGTCTGGCGATCATCGAGACCCGTGTCGGCGTGTCGCTGGCCGGGCTCTCCAGCGCCGCTCAGGCCCTGCCGGACCGTCTGGCCGCCGTTGCGTCCAAACAGGCGGAGCTTCTGACCGGCTATTCCGTCGGCGAGCAGTCGATGGTCACCCTGCGCCAGAAGGAACTGGCGATCGAGGGCTATTTCGCCCAGCTGCTGGAGAGCAACCACGCGCTCGCCGGCACCCTGTCCAAGGGGATCGCCACCCTGGTCGACGCCCAGAAGCAGGGGATCGCCGAGGCCAACGCTGCCACGTCCCGCATGCTCGACAACAGCCGCCTGACCCAGATCGCGGTGGCGGGCGCCAGCATCCTGGTGTCGATCCTGGTCGTCTGGCTCTTTATCGGCCGGGTCATCATCCGCCGGATGCTGGCGCTGAAGGCCGGGATGGGCCGCATCGCCGCCGGCGATCTCGATGCCGAGATCGCGCTCGACGGCCATGACGAGATCGCGGAGATGGGGGCGGCCCTGCTGGTCTTCCGCGACACCGCGCGCGAGGTGGAAACGACCCGCGCCGCTGCGGAGGCCGAACGCCAGCGGGCCGCCGGCGAACGCCGCGACGCCATGCTGTCGCTGGCCGACCAGTTCGAGAATGGCGTGAAGGTTGTGGTGGAGACGGTGTCCGCCGCCGCGACCCAGATGCACCAGACCGCCGCCGGCATGGTGGCGACCGCCGACGACGCCTCGCGCCAGGCCGGCAATGCCGCCTTGGCGGCGGAAACCGCCTCTGTCAATGTCGATGGTGCGGCCTCCGCCGCCCATGAGCTGTCGCAGTCGATCAGCGAGATCGCCCGGCAGGTGACCGAATCGGCAAGCATCGCCGCCAAGGCCGCCAACGAGGCGGAGCGCACCGACGGCACGATGCGCGAATTGAACGACGCGGCCAGCCGGATCGGCGCCGTCCTGGACCTGATCTCCGACATCGCCGGCCAGACCAACCTGCTGGCGCTCAACGCCACCATCGAGGCGGCGCGGGCCGGCGAGGCCGGCAAGGGCTTCGCCGTGGTGGCGCAGGAGGTCAAGCAGCTGGCCAGCCAGACGGCGAAGGCCACCGACCAGATCGCCGGCCAGATCGGCGCCATGCAGCAGGCGACCGGCGAGGCGGTGAACGCCATCCGCAGCATCGGCATGACCATCGGCCGGTTGAACGACATCGCCGCCAGCATCGCCGCGGCGGTGGAGCAGCAGGGTGCGGCCACTTCGGAAATCGCCCGCAATGTCCAGCAGGCGGCGGGCGGCACCGCCCAGGCCTCGCAGAACATCGGCGAGGTCCGCACCGCCGCCGGCCAGACCGGCCAGTCGGCGCAGGAGGTCCTGTCGGTGGCCCAGGAGGTCTCGACCCAGACCAGCCACCTGCAACAGCAGATCGACCGTTTCCTGCGTCAGGTGCGGTCGGCTTAA
- a CDS encoding fumarylacetoacetate hydrolase family protein, giving the protein MKLLRYGPPGQEKPGLLDADGRIRDLSAHVDDIAGAALLPDGLDRLRAIDPATLPLVEGNPRLGPCVGRVGKMVCIGLNFSDHAAETGMAVPPEPIIFMKATSAIVGPNDLIELPRGSEKTDWEVELAFVIGKTAKYVSEDEAMDHVAGYCIVNDVSERAFQIERQGQWTKGKSCDSFGPTGPWLVTRDEVEDPQKLKMWLEVNGHRYQDGSSATMVYGVRYLVSYLSRFMSLQPGDIISTGTPPGVGMGQKPQVFLKAGDVVELGIEGLGTQRQTVVQG; this is encoded by the coding sequence ATGAAACTGCTGCGCTACGGCCCGCCGGGCCAGGAAAAGCCGGGATTGCTCGACGCCGACGGTCGCATCCGCGACCTGTCCGCCCATGTGGACGACATCGCCGGTGCGGCGCTGCTGCCTGACGGGCTGGACCGCCTGCGGGCGATCGACCCGGCGACCCTGCCGCTGGTGGAAGGCAATCCGCGCCTCGGCCCCTGCGTCGGCCGCGTCGGCAAGATGGTCTGCATCGGCCTGAATTTCTCCGACCATGCGGCGGAGACCGGGATGGCGGTGCCGCCGGAGCCGATCATCTTCATGAAGGCGACCAGCGCCATCGTCGGCCCGAACGATCTGATCGAGCTGCCGCGCGGGTCGGAGAAGACCGACTGGGAGGTCGAGCTGGCCTTCGTGATCGGCAAGACCGCAAAATACGTCTCGGAAGACGAGGCGATGGACCATGTCGCCGGCTATTGCATCGTCAACGACGTGTCCGAGCGCGCCTTCCAGATCGAGCGGCAGGGGCAGTGGACCAAGGGCAAGAGCTGCGACAGCTTCGGCCCGACCGGTCCCTGGCTGGTGACGCGTGACGAAGTCGAGGATCCGCAGAAGCTGAAGATGTGGCTGGAGGTCAACGGCCACCGCTATCAGGACGGCAGCAGCGCCACCATGGTCTATGGCGTACGCTATCTGGTGTCCTACCTGTCGCGCTTCATGAGCCTGCAGCCCGGCGACATCATCTCCACCGGCACCCCGCCGGGCGTCGGCATGGGCCAGAAGCCGCAGGTCTTCCTGAAGGCCGGCGACGTGGTGGAACTGGGCATCGAAGGCCTCGGCACCCAACGCCAGACGGTCGTCCAGGGCTGA
- a CDS encoding MurR/RpiR family transcriptional regulator, which yields MLDTIASSLDRLRRAEAAVARTVLAAPHAAVRASLAQLAGKAGVSEPSVLRFCRTAGFGGFHEFKIALAQHLAASAAREEAGDRPTPLVRDLSPGDSVASATEKVLNRSIDALVRLRSRLDTAALERAAGVLACAQRVQIVGVGASGTVALDAHHKLFRLLPQVTASTDAHLQAMAAATLGPGDALLAISKTGTSDEIFDVAAIARDGGATVIAITASATPLAERADIRLTVDVDEDTAVHTPMASRLAQLALIDALTVAVGLQAPPGLDRRLARIKAVLAGHHRVPDRPASAVPSLSLSHQKSPEES from the coding sequence ATGCTGGACACGATCGCATCCTCACTCGACAGGCTCCGCCGGGCGGAAGCCGCGGTGGCGCGCACCGTGCTGGCGGCACCCCATGCCGCCGTGCGTGCCAGTCTGGCCCAGCTCGCGGGCAAGGCCGGTGTCAGCGAACCGTCGGTCCTGCGCTTCTGCCGCACCGCCGGCTTCGGCGGCTTCCATGAATTCAAGATCGCGCTGGCCCAGCATCTGGCGGCTTCCGCCGCGCGGGAAGAGGCCGGCGACCGGCCGACCCCGCTGGTGCGCGACCTCTCCCCCGGCGACAGCGTCGCCAGTGCGACGGAAAAGGTGCTGAACCGCTCCATCGACGCGCTGGTCCGCCTGCGCAGCCGTCTGGACACTGCGGCGCTGGAGCGCGCGGCCGGCGTGCTGGCCTGTGCGCAGCGGGTGCAGATCGTCGGCGTCGGCGCATCCGGAACCGTGGCTCTCGACGCCCACCACAAGCTGTTCCGTCTTCTGCCGCAGGTGACCGCCAGCACCGATGCCCATCTCCAGGCGATGGCCGCGGCGACGCTCGGCCCCGGCGATGCGCTGCTGGCGATCTCCAAGACCGGCACCAGCGACGAGATCTTCGACGTCGCCGCCATCGCGCGTGACGGCGGGGCGACGGTGATCGCCATCACCGCATCGGCCACGCCGCTGGCCGAACGCGCCGACATCCGCCTGACCGTCGACGTGGACGAGGACACCGCGGTCCACACGCCGATGGCCTCCCGCCTTGCCCAGCTGGCCCTGATCGACGCCCTGACCGTCGCCGTCGGGCTGCAGGCTCCCCCCGGCCTCGACCGCCGCCTTGCCCGCATCAAGGCCGTGCTGGCCGGGCACCACCGCGTGCCGGACCGTCCGGCCTCCGCCGTTCCTTCGCTTTCCTTGTCCCACCAGAAGAGTCCCGAGGAATCCTGA
- a CDS encoding bifunctional 4-hydroxy-2-oxoglutarate aldolase/2-dehydro-3-deoxy-phosphogluconate aldolase, whose amino-acid sequence MSTTPTASEILDQLVAYGVVPVIRNSSADLARTAVSWLREAGYGTFEITMTTPGAVGLIEELSAEGGALIGAGTVLTPAAVADVVKAGAKYVVSPCVVPKVAAACRDHGVACLMGALTPTEVHAAISAGADAIKIFPASTVGPAHIKALKSVFPGVRFVPTGGIDATTVASYVAAGVACVGAGGKLVDEGLVQAGDREAILAAGRQLMEAYRAAKGA is encoded by the coding sequence ATGTCCACCACCCCGACCGCTTCCGAGATCCTCGACCAGCTCGTCGCCTACGGCGTCGTGCCGGTCATCCGCAACAGCTCCGCCGATCTGGCGCGCACCGCCGTCAGCTGGCTGCGCGAGGCCGGCTATGGCACCTTCGAGATCACTATGACCACCCCCGGCGCCGTTGGCCTGATCGAGGAGTTGTCGGCGGAGGGCGGCGCCCTGATCGGCGCCGGCACCGTCCTGACCCCGGCGGCCGTCGCCGATGTCGTGAAGGCCGGCGCCAAGTACGTCGTGTCGCCCTGCGTGGTGCCGAAGGTGGCCGCCGCCTGCCGCGACCATGGCGTGGCCTGCCTGATGGGCGCCCTGACCCCGACCGAGGTGCATGCCGCCATCTCCGCCGGTGCCGACGCCATCAAGATCTTCCCGGCCTCCACCGTCGGCCCGGCGCACATCAAGGCGCTGAAGTCGGTCTTCCCCGGCGTCCGCTTCGTCCCCACCGGCGGCATCGACGCCACCACCGTGGCCTCCTATGTCGCGGCCGGCGTGGCCTGTGTCGGTGCCGGCGGCAAGCTGGTGGACGAGGGCCTGGTGCAGGCGGGCGACCGCGAGGCCATCCTGGCCGCCGGCCGCCAGCTGATGGAGGCCTACCGGGCCGCCAAGGGCGCCTGA
- a CDS encoding TolC family outer membrane protein, with the protein MNAESWRVCGLVLAAELILSVAPVRAMSLQEALSRAQATNPTLAAEEARLRAVDEQIPQAISGYRPTVTATLGISRDLTNTRYQAAAGERTETNAKSVSITASQPLYDATVAPAVRRAERLVEAERATLLATGQTVLLNAATSYMDVVKNQELVALNVANEKLLQRQLKAARDQARVGEYTRTDVAQAESRLAQAIASRLEAEGTLETSRATFVQVVGSAPGVLAAPKPAFRLPRTAEEATALARANNPSVLSAAYTEDAQRHRIDQQFGQLLPSASLSASGSRTWDPGRDDGIDYTRTDSLTAKVQVVAPLYQAGLPEAQVREAKHTARQYRLQARDQGDQSVESAITAWTSLETARANIRSYRDQIKAAQTALDGIREEAKVGSRTLLDVLNQEQELLNSRVNLITAQRDETVAAFQLLAACGQLSAERLGLETRAR; encoded by the coding sequence ATGAATGCGGAGTCTTGGCGGGTCTGCGGTCTCGTGCTGGCGGCGGAACTGATCCTGAGCGTGGCACCGGTCCGGGCGATGTCCCTGCAGGAGGCGCTTTCGCGCGCCCAGGCGACCAACCCAACGCTGGCCGCCGAAGAAGCCCGCCTGCGCGCGGTCGACGAGCAGATCCCGCAGGCGATATCGGGCTACCGGCCGACGGTGACGGCCACGCTGGGCATCAGTCGCGACCTGACCAACACCCGCTATCAGGCCGCCGCCGGCGAACGGACGGAGACGAACGCGAAAAGCGTGTCGATCACGGCCAGCCAGCCGCTGTACGACGCCACCGTCGCTCCCGCCGTGCGCCGGGCCGAACGGCTGGTTGAGGCGGAACGCGCCACCCTGCTGGCGACCGGGCAGACCGTGCTTCTGAACGCCGCGACCTCCTATATGGACGTGGTCAAGAATCAGGAACTGGTGGCACTGAACGTCGCCAATGAAAAGCTGCTGCAACGGCAGCTGAAGGCGGCCCGGGATCAGGCGCGGGTCGGGGAATACACCCGGACCGATGTCGCCCAGGCGGAATCGCGCCTTGCCCAGGCCATCGCGTCGCGTCTGGAGGCTGAGGGCACGCTGGAAACCTCCCGCGCCACCTTCGTGCAGGTCGTCGGTTCGGCGCCCGGCGTGCTGGCCGCGCCCAAGCCAGCCTTCCGCCTGCCCCGGACGGCGGAAGAGGCGACGGCGCTCGCCCGCGCCAACAACCCGTCGGTACTCAGCGCGGCTTATACCGAAGACGCCCAGCGCCATCGGATCGATCAGCAGTTCGGCCAGCTTCTGCCTTCCGCCAGCCTGTCTGCCAGCGGATCGCGGACCTGGGATCCGGGGCGTGACGATGGCATCGATTATACCCGGACCGACAGCCTGACCGCGAAGGTGCAGGTGGTGGCGCCGCTCTATCAGGCCGGCTTGCCGGAGGCGCAGGTGCGGGAGGCGAAGCACACCGCCCGGCAATACCGCCTGCAGGCGCGGGACCAGGGCGACCAGAGCGTGGAGAGTGCGATCACGGCCTGGACCTCGTTGGAAACCGCAAGGGCCAACATCCGCTCCTATCGCGACCAGATCAAGGCGGCCCAGACCGCGCTGGACGGCATCCGCGAAGAGGCCAAGGTCGGCAGCCGCACCTTGCTCGATGTTCTGAACCAGGAGCAGGAATTGCTGAACAGCCGCGTCAACCTGATCACCGCCCAACGCGACGAAACGGTCGCCGCCTTCCAACTGTTGGCCGCCTGTGGGCAGCTGTCGGCTGAGCGGCTGGGGCTGGAGACGCGGGCACGGTAA
- a CDS encoding response regulator transcription factor translates to MQVLIADDHSIVRSGLTHLVGELDEQATVVAATSFSQLNAILDSSMLEGGSAFDLIVMDLRMPGLGGLDDVEALVKRVAPVPVAVFSMIESPDEMRAVLSRGVRAFIPKSTDDVLVVNILRLVMAGGSYVPPVLGMPGAPVAAGAAPARGGAPSVFDGLTRRQLEVLDLLAQGLSNQEIGERLGLNLSTVKTHVTGVLKALGVGSRTQAVLLVKESGRDRLV, encoded by the coding sequence ATGCAGGTTCTGATCGCCGACGATCATTCCATCGTCCGCAGCGGCTTGACCCATCTGGTGGGTGAACTGGACGAGCAGGCCACCGTGGTGGCCGCGACCAGCTTCAGCCAGTTGAACGCCATCCTCGACTCGTCGATGCTCGAGGGCGGCAGTGCGTTCGACCTGATCGTGATGGATTTGCGCATGCCCGGCCTGGGCGGTCTGGACGACGTCGAGGCGCTGGTGAAGCGTGTGGCGCCGGTCCCCGTCGCCGTCTTCTCGATGATCGAATCGCCGGACGAGATGCGCGCGGTGCTGTCGCGCGGCGTGCGCGCCTTCATCCCGAAATCGACCGACGACGTGCTCGTGGTCAATATCCTGCGGCTGGTGATGGCGGGCGGCTCCTATGTCCCGCCGGTTCTGGGCATGCCGGGCGCGCCGGTGGCGGCCGGTGCGGCGCCTGCACGCGGCGGCGCACCCAGCGTGTTCGACGGTCTGACCCGCCGGCAGTTGGAGGTTCTGGACCTGCTGGCCCAGGGCCTGTCGAACCAGGAGATCGGCGAGAGGCTGGGCCTGAACCTGTCCACGGTGAAGACCCATGTCACTGGCGTTCTGAAGGCGCTGGGCGTCGGCAGCCGCACCCAGGCGGTCCTGCTGGTCAAGGAATCGGGGCGCGACCGTCTGGTTTGA
- a CDS encoding OmpA family protein translates to MTMRGILLGTALAVAVPSVALSTAAFAAPEGFYVGAGAGVNWTEDADLSSYPAPGLGLKEEFKIGGIGDISVGYATAMGLRAELEAAWRWRNGVDGTSSATPGLNGLGGKTSSYAFMGNLLYDFDIGLPITPYIGAGAGIAGVKKTLNGASDRDWVFAYQGIVGASYAINDTVALTLDYRYFATVDPEFELGPVTSKSEYRNHTILAGLRYSFGGPSRVTPVAAPAPAAPPMAAQPQSEYQVFFDWDKATITPNSASIIADAAEASSRARAVRIQVIGHTDTSGSPTYNQRLSVRRAEAVRQGLVARGTPATMISIEGVGENQLMVPTGPNVREPSNRRAQILIKIS, encoded by the coding sequence ATGACGATGCGTGGGATTTTGCTGGGCACGGCACTGGCCGTCGCCGTTCCTTCCGTGGCCCTTTCGACCGCGGCCTTCGCCGCACCGGAAGGTTTCTACGTCGGCGCGGGGGCCGGCGTGAACTGGACCGAGGACGCCGACCTCAGCAGCTATCCGGCCCCGGGCCTGGGTCTGAAGGAGGAGTTCAAGATCGGCGGCATCGGCGACATTTCGGTCGGCTACGCCACCGCGATGGGCCTGCGCGCCGAGTTGGAGGCCGCCTGGCGTTGGCGTAACGGCGTCGACGGCACCAGCAGCGCCACTCCCGGCCTGAACGGCCTTGGCGGCAAGACGAGCTCGTATGCCTTCATGGGCAACCTGCTGTACGACTTCGACATCGGCCTGCCGATCACACCCTATATCGGCGCCGGTGCCGGTATCGCCGGGGTGAAGAAGACGCTGAACGGCGCCAGCGATCGCGACTGGGTCTTCGCCTATCAGGGCATCGTCGGCGCGTCCTATGCCATCAACGACACTGTGGCGCTGACGCTGGATTACCGCTACTTCGCCACCGTCGATCCGGAATTCGAACTGGGTCCGGTGACCTCGAAGAGCGAATATCGCAACCACACCATCCTGGCCGGTCTGCGCTATAGCTTCGGCGGGCCGTCGCGCGTCACGCCGGTCGCCGCCCCGGCCCCCGCCGCTCCGCCGATGGCCGCCCAGCCGCAGAGCGAATATCAGGTGTTCTTCGATTGGGACAAGGCGACGATCACCCCGAACTCCGCCAGCATCATCGCCGATGCCGCCGAAGCGTCCAGCCGTGCCCGCGCCGTCCGCATCCAGGTGATCGGCCACACCGACACCTCGGGCTCACCCACCTACAACCAGCGGCTTTCGGTCCGCCGGGCCGAGGCGGTGCGCCAGGGGCTGGTCGCGCGCGGCACGCCGGCCACCATGATCTCCATCGAAGGCGTCGGCGAGAACCAGCTGATGGTCCCCACCGGTCCGAACGTGCGGGAACCGTCGAACCGCCGCGCCCAAATCCTCATCAAGATCTCCTGA
- a CDS encoding MBL fold metallo-hydrolase produces the protein MPATPDDAIDYPICTTPDPGGWQVVAPGVLWIRLSLPFQLDHLNAWALDGGAAGWTLVDCGLGDRRTLAVWEDLLRDALGGRPVERVVATHFHPDHIGAANWLVERTGAAFATSLTEWLFARMLSAGNDAATDAAVERFYRRCGLAPETLDAVLARKGAYSRGVPGVPAMLTRLRAGDGLPVGDRFWTVIGGSGHTAEPVSLYRPSDGSDGNGDGSALLISGDQILPRISPNISVWPTEPDADPLTDYLASLKGWAALPADTLVLPSHGRPFRGLHRRADELALHHAERLAEIESLCASPRTAAEVTQALFPRPLDPHQTVFAVGEAVAHLNHLIRRGRLERVSGGGKSGPDIDLYRRCAVV, from the coding sequence ATGCCCGCTACCCCGGACGATGCGATCGACTACCCCATCTGCACCACCCCGGATCCGGGCGGCTGGCAGGTGGTGGCGCCGGGCGTGCTGTGGATCCGGCTGTCCCTGCCCTTCCAGCTCGATCACCTCAACGCCTGGGCGTTGGACGGCGGTGCGGCCGGCTGGACGCTGGTCGATTGCGGGTTGGGGGACCGGCGCACGCTGGCGGTATGGGAAGACCTGCTGCGCGATGCGCTCGGCGGACGGCCGGTGGAGCGGGTGGTGGCCACCCATTTCCATCCCGACCACATCGGCGCCGCCAACTGGCTGGTGGAGCGGACCGGTGCGGCCTTCGCCACTTCACTGACGGAATGGCTGTTCGCCCGCATGCTGTCAGCCGGCAACGATGCCGCCACCGATGCCGCGGTGGAGCGATTCTATCGCCGCTGCGGCTTGGCGCCGGAGACGCTGGACGCCGTGCTCGCCCGCAAGGGGGCCTACAGCCGCGGCGTCCCCGGCGTGCCGGCGATGCTGACCCGGCTGCGTGCCGGCGACGGTCTGCCGGTGGGCGACCGCTTCTGGACCGTGATCGGCGGCAGCGGCCATACGGCGGAACCGGTCAGCCTGTACCGCCCGTCGGACGGCAGCGATGGCAATGGCGACGGTTCGGCCCTGCTGATTTCCGGCGACCAGATCCTGCCGCGGATCAGCCCGAACATCAGCGTCTGGCCGACCGAACCGGACGCCGATCCTCTCACCGACTACCTCGCCAGCCTGAAGGGCTGGGCCGCCCTGCCGGCCGACACGCTGGTCCTGCCCTCGCACGGCCGCCCCTTCCGCGGCCTGCACCGGCGCGCCGACGAACTTGCCCTCCACCATGCCGAACGGCTGGCGGAGATCGAATCGCTCTGCGCGTCGCCGCGGACGGCGGCGGAGGTGACGCAGGCGCTGTTCCCGCGCCCGCTCGACCCGCACCAGACCGTCTTCGCCGTGGGCGAGGCCGTGGCGCACCTCAACCATCTGATACGCCGGGGGCGGCTGGAGCGTGTGTCCGGCGGCGGGAAGAGCGGGCCGGACATCGACCTCTACCGGCGGTGTGCCGTCGTTTAG